ATGCTAATTTACTGCATTGTGGTGTTAATGGCTGTCTCCAAGgattataatatttaattaaggaTGCTGTAATTCTGTTCACACATCTTTGTCTAAATTCTTTCAAACACTTCTTTAACAGAAAGAATAAAAATGGATGATTGCTTACTAAACCAAAAGCCCAAAGACAGTAAAAAACTGGCTCAAATAAAGTATTACCTTCTTAGTAAAAACTTTGCCAATGGATTTTTCCCACTAGAAATGCAATGGTGCAAGGGAGTCCTTCCATGATAGTCACGCATGTTTATATCAGCACCAAATTGGAGCAATAACTCAACCATTAGTGTACTATCAGAATGACATGCCAGATGTAATATAGACCAACCACGGAAACAACTCTCTCTTTCATTAGTCTCTTTATTCCTCAGACAGGCTTCAGGATCATGCTGATTTCCTTCAGTATCGGCATGGGGAACCACATCATCATAGTTTGTGTTTATTGGATTTGAAGTTGATGTTACAATAAGGCGATACACTTCTCGTACATTTATATCTTGAACTGCTTGCCAGATTTTTGTGGAAACTGAAGGATTTTCAGGTGTATCCTCTTCACGGATGACTAGTGATTTTTCTACATACTGTGATTAAGAAAACACGAGTTACACCAATATTTACCTCATCAAAAAATGTGAAGCAGAGGCTTCCTAATCAGATAACACAGCACAGGAATCATAATCTCAAGATGAAAAACTAGCAAATAATTAGGAGAAACAAAATGAGTGAGAGAGCAATAAAATAAGCAACACAATCAAATGTCCTTTTTTCAATTCTATTAGTAAAGGAAACCAGTTAATTATGTCGAGAAAGGTAAAGTCAAATCCACAAAATACAATTCAATTCCAATGGAAGGCCAAACAATACAACTTCAAAATTGATAGTTGGTAAAAGATAACTATAGCCATCATTATCcataacataaattttttgataattttagaaACATTTACACTATAATCGTGAATGCTGGTTTTTGTGggtattaataaatatattattgaattaataacaacataatttacaaaataaaaaataaattatcccTCAATGGCCAGAAgaatcattaattaaataattaaaaaaaagcttATTTAACGGGCAAgttaaaaaatcataattaatcTATCTCACTCCTGTTTTATTGTGACATGCTACACCAGTTTTTTATACAAGCAAAAAAGTACATGTGTTTGGTCCAAATTTGGACCAAACACATTTACCTTTTTGCTTATACGAAAAACTCGATGAGTATCTAAAATACAGTACCAATAATCAAGCTGCACTTATATTACAGTAAACCATGGAAACTTCTCTacataaaagtaaaattgaaCTGAAAGTGCTTACCTTTGCTTGGATGTACTTTTCTTTATGTTGGGAGGGATCTGTGGAGCATGGTTTCAAAGGCACATTTGATTCACCTACTCTGCAGATAATTGTTCCCGAAAAGAAAGGATTACAAGCTCAGCTACTGCATAACTCTACGAAAAATAAAGCACATATTGTACATTGCCTTAAAGAGAGCCAAAAGTATACCTTTCATCGCCAAGTAGAAGCAAGCCCTCCCAAATAGAATTACAATAAGTATTACCTAAGTTATTGAATAACTCCAAAATGGTAGGTTCCCAAACCCTCACATCTAATGTTATAGATCTCACCTGCATTTGGTAGACAGAATTTAATGACCTTTAGGAAATGGTTATCAATCAGAATGCATAAATTCCAAGTTGGAAAGCACATCATTTTAGAAAAATGATTCAGTGCAACTATAAAGACAAACAAAAGTGTATTtctcaaaagtcaaaactaATAAGATTCTAAAAGTGAAAGCTCTTTacccttttttaaaaaaattggggaagaagaaatttttattaattcaagTGGCACTAATGACCATCTTACAACTGTCCCTGATGGGATTTTTCAAGTGGCGCTAATGACCATCTTACCACTAAGCTAGCACCTCAAGTGTGTGAAAGTTCTTTACCCAAGAACGAAAGAGTGGGAAAAATTGCTAAGCACttgaatattatataaatatcagagaaaaacaaatcaaaatctTGAACTTTAAAATCTCAACCCATGGATGCTTCAATGTTTaacatcaaaattttcaatccaGTTAAATAAATTTCTTATTTCTACATGATAAacacagaagaaaaataaatggttTGCATTTGTCTGAAAGAATGCACCTTTGAGATATGAACTCCAAAATTGCGATGCACTCCAGAGCATTCAATACACAGAAGTATACCAAGGTTTAGAGATGCCCAGTCTGGTTCAGGAGCACTGCACTCGGCACACTTATCATTCCCAGGAATTCTCCTTAAAATTTGAGAGACACTGCCCGCTTCTTTGGAAAATACACCATCCATCAAAGATTTATTACTATCCTCTTGTTCACTTGTCAAAGAAGAACCAGTTGCTGctgagtttttattttctaattgcAATTTATCATAATGAGGCTGCAGCaattaaaaacagaaaaatgttGACGTGACATCGTATATGGACATAATGGCGAGAATTTATGCTTCAAAAAAGTTGAATAGATAACCTGTTGAAGAAACTGAAAATTAAAAAGTGAAGTGATAGCTCCAGTAATTTTGTGTACCCAGTCCATCCTATCAGCTTCATTTTCAGCCTGATGAATGCAATTTAAAGTATCAACTAACACAAAATCAACCAGAAGTAAAACATACTAGGATACATAAATTGATAAAAGATCGAACAAGGAACTTTGGCAACTTTAAACAAACAGAATGTTCATTTTCAATATTTATGTTTggaaaaaatatgaaacaaatgAGATCGGTACAAGTTAAGAAATTGACATTCAGATATATTAAATAAGTCCATCGGTCACCTGCAGTGTATATGTTTTTGAGGGAGAAATAATACGAAAGCAAAGTCGTAGATCTGTATCCTCTGCATCCATCTTTATAGTGGATGTGCACAGATCAACTGCACAACAACCCAAAATATTCTCATTTAGTGATGTAGCCCTATTATGCCTTGAACGGAATCTACCAAACATGCCACTATTTTGTTCAGAAACACGACTATAATGATATGGCTGAAATCCCTGTAAATAGATTTCAAAGAAAAACATTAGTAGATAGCTTGAAAGgtgaaataaatattatttttttccaaaaatgtATTCCTACCATGGCCTTGGGTCCTTTTGATCTGTAATAATATAAACTCCCATGGTTGTCAAGTACAAAAAACCTCCTTTTCCAATCTCCTCGCGTCCTTGATGATCGTTTTAACAGATAGCCTTGTTTAACTGTTTGAATCTAAAACAAGGATAAAACAATTACACTACAagaccaaataaaataaaaaacaatgtatCTAATAACGTGAACTGGAGAATTATCACATATCAACCAGAAAATGCAAATTACTTGCCTCGCCTTTGGTTGCAGACTGCACCCCTGCCTCAATGCTTTTGAAAGAATGCAGGCCTACAGGATTGGTGCCATCAGCACCTAGCACGGGTTCAGTATTGTCCAGCTCTGCCTGTGTTCTGTATTCCTGGATCCGTTTTGCAAGCTTATCTTGCTCAATATTAGCCAGTTCTTTAGATTGTTGAGCATATGTTAGCACCTAAGTTAAGCACAGTCACCAAATATAAATAGATAGTAAATTTTCATGAAGTGATCTTGATTTAAGTTGTTCTAAGCCACCAGCATCAATTATTAAAGAGACTACTTCAAACTTGATCAATTATGAGGGGGAAGAGTCCCTTATATAGAGCTAGACTACTACTAACCAAGatattgggctcaagtggttaatgagctccccctAGGAAGAATCGTTCTGGAGAACCCGAGTTTGATTtctggtgggaacaattcttggccagactttacttacctcgcggccgaagtCTGGATTACCAGGGCCCCCTTTCCctgggaaccagagggttaataatacccaaaaaaaaaaaaaaaaaaactggtttTGGTAACCCATTGAAGCTAACTAAAGCTAGTTTATGACTCAGCAATACTAACTGAAGTTAGTTACAAAGAAGGCTGGGATCGTTTCAACCGTAGTTGAAACATATTCCCTAATACTCCCTCGCAAGCTCATCTGGGAGTGATGAGGAATCACACTCAGTGAGCTTGGACTTGAGCTCTTCGAACTTGACAGGAAACAGAGCCTTGGTCATGCCAGAACCTAAAAGCTTAAGTTTTTAGGTGAAGAGACATGAATAGTTTTATACTATATCTTAACATGATAAAATTTGCTCATAATTGTATCTTGAAAATAGCTTCCCTTGCAAgaaatgaacaaaaacattagtTACCTGGTGAATGTAAGGCTCCATTTGGCTCAGTAAGTCATAACCCTGAAGCATAGGATGACTTGTTAAgtgcaaaataataataaaaacctTGAAAGTTCACTCAGGATGAATTAGCAACCAATTTACGGACCAGTTTAAAGTATCTCATATGAGCATCCATTATTGCACTTATGGACTCCAAGAACTCGTACTTCTTTTTCACTTCAATATTCATGAGAGAGTGTACCTGCACTCCTTAAAATCCAATAACCAAATTCATATCATAAATAAGGTTGTTGAAATATCACTAAAAAATTCCATAATTGTAAAAGACATACTAGATTGAAGCGGCTTTTCTCAAA
This portion of the Trifolium pratense cultivar HEN17-A07 linkage group LG3, ARS_RC_1.1, whole genome shotgun sequence genome encodes:
- the LOC123917705 gene encoding ADP-ribosylation factor GTPase-activating protein AGD2-like; protein product: MASSFVKLDDSPMFHKQLFSIEETADELKDRCQNLFKGCKKFMTALGEGYNGELAFADSLEAFGGGQDDPVSVSIGGPVISKFITALRELATFKELLRSQVEHVLIDRLTEFINVDLQDAKESRRRFDKSVHAYDQSREKFVSLKKNTPEDIVAELEEGLQNSKSSFEKSRFNLVHSLMNIEVKKKYEFLESISAIMDAHMRYFKLGYDLLSQMEPYIHQVLTYAQQSKELANIEQDKLAKRIQEYRTQAELDNTEPVLGADGTNPVGLHSFKSIEAGVQSATKGEIQTVKQGYLLKRSSRTRGDWKRRFFVLDNHGSLYYYRSKGPKAMGFQPYHYSRVSEQNSGMFGRFRSRHNRATSLNENILGCCAVDLCTSTIKMDAEDTDLRLCFRIISPSKTYTLQAENEADRMDWVHKITGAITSLFNFQFLQQPHYDKLQLENKNSAATGSSLTSEQEDSNKSLMDGVFSKEAGSVSQILRRIPGNDKCAECSAPEPDWASLNLGILLCIECSGVHRNFGVHISKVRSITLDVRVWEPTILELFNNLGNTYCNSIWEGLLLLGDERVGESNVPLKPCSTDPSQHKEKYIQAKYVEKSLVIREEDTPENPSVSTKIWQAVQDINVREVYRLIVTSTSNPINTNYDDVVPHADTEGNQHDPEACLRNKETNERESCFRGWSILHLACHSDSTLMVELLLQFGADINMRDYHGRTPLHHCISSGKNPLAKFLLRRGAKPSIKDAAGHTALERAMEMGAITDEQLFIMLVEHQ